One genomic window of Canis lupus baileyi chromosome 22, mCanLup2.hap1, whole genome shotgun sequence includes the following:
- the PLCD1 gene encoding 1-phosphatidylinositol 4,5-bisphosphate phosphodiesterase delta-1 isoform X2, whose translation MDPRRDFLTLHGLQHDEDLHALLKGSQLLKVKSNSWRRERFYKLQEDCKTIWQESRKVMRTPESQLFSIEDIQEVRKGHRTEGLEKFARDVPEDRCFSIVFKDQRNTLDLIAPSPAEAQHWVQGLRKIIHHSGSMDQRQKLQHWIHSCLRKADKNKDNKMSFKELQNFLKELNIQVDDSYARKIFRECDHSQTDSLEDDEIEAFYKMLTQRAEIDRTFAEAAGSGETLSVDQLVSFLQHQQREEAAGPALALSLIERYEPSETAKAQRQMTKDGFLMYLLSADGSAFSLAHRRVYQDMGQPLSHYLMSSSHNTYLLEDQLTGPSSTEAYIRALCKGCRCLELDCWDGPNQEPIIYHGYTFTSKILLCDVLRAIRDYAFKASPYPVILSLENHCSLEQQRVMARHLRTILGPMLLDRPLDGVTTSLPSPEQLKGKILLKGKKLGGLLPPGGEGGPEATVVSDEDEAAEMEDEAVRSRVQRKPREDKLRLVKELSDMVIYCKSVHFGGFSSPGTSGQAFYEMVSFSENRALRLLQESGNSFVRHNVNHLSRIYPAGWRTDSSNYSPVEMWNGGCQIVALNFQTPGPEMDVYQGRFQDNGACGYVLKPAFLRDLNSTFNSRALAQGPWWTRKRLSIRVISGQQLPKVNKNKNSIVDPKVTVEIHGVGRDMASRQTAVVTNNGFNPWWDTEFEFEVAVPELALVRFVVEDYDASSKNDFIGQSTIPLGSLKQGYRHVHLLSKNGDQHPSATLFVKVSLQD comes from the exons TCTCCATTGAGGACATTCAGGAGGTGCGGAAGGGCCACCGCACGGAGGGCCTGGAGAAGTTTGCCCGGGATGTGCCCGAGGACCGCTGCTTCTCCATTGTCTTCAAGGACCAGCGCAATACACTAGACCTCATCGCCCCATCGCCAGCTGAGGCCCAGCATTGGGTGCAGGGTCTGCGTAAGATCATCCACCACTCGGGCTCCATGGACCAGAGGCAGAAGCTGCAGCA CTGGATTCACTCCTGCTTGCGAAAAGCTGACAAAAACAAGGACAACAAGATGAGCTTCAAGGAGCTGCAGAACTTCCTGAAGGAACTCAACATCCAGGTGGATGACAGCTATGCCCGCAAGATCTTCAGG GAATGTGACCACTCCCAGACGGACTCCCTGGAGGACGATGAGATTGAGGCCTTCTACAAGATGCTGACCCAGCGGGCGGAGATTGACCGCACCTTCGCTGAGGCGGCGGGCTCTGGGGAGACACTGTCCGTGGACCAGTTAGTAAGCTTCCTGCAGCACCAGCAGCGGGAAGAGGCGGCAGGGCCTGCCCTGGCGCTCTCCCTCATTGAGCGCTATGAGCCCAGTGAGACTG CCAAGGCGCAGCGGCAGATGACCAAGGACGGCTTCCTCATGTACCTGCTGTCCGCCGACGGCAGCGCCTTCAGCCTGGCGCACCGGCGGGTCTACCAGGACATGGGCCAGCCGCTCAGCCACTACCTGATGTCCTCCTCGCACAACACCTACCTGCTGGAAGACCAGCTCACGGGGCCCAGCAGCACCGAGGCCTACATCCG GGCGCTGTGCAAGGGCTGCCGCTGCCTGGAGCTCGACTGCTGGGACGGCCCCAACCAGGAGCCCATCATCTACCATGGCTACACTTTCACCTCCAAGATCCTCCTCTGCGACGTGCTCAGGGCCATCCGGGACTACGCCTTCAAG GCGTCCCCGTACCCCGTCATCCTGTCCCTGGAGAACCACTGCAGCCTGGAGCAGCAGCGGGTGATGGCGCGACACCTGCGCACCATCCTGGGCCCCATGCTGTTGGACCGGCCGCTGGACGGGGTCACCACCAGTCTGCCTTCCCCTGAG CAACTGAAGGGGAAGATCTTGCTGAAGGGGAAGAAGCTTGGGGGCCTCCTGCCCCCTGGCGGGGAGGGCGGCCCTGAAGCCACTGTTGTGTCTGATGAGGATGAGGCTGCTGAGATGGAGGACGAGGCCGTGAGGAGCCGAGTGCAGCGCAAGCCCAGG GAGGACAAGCTCAGGCTAGTGAAGGAGCTCTCAGATATGGTCATTTACTGCAAGAGTGTCCACTTTGGGGGCTTCTCCAGCCCTGGCACCTCAGGGCAGGCCTTCTATGAGATGGTGTCCTTCTCTGAGAACCGCGCCCTCCGACTGCTCCAAGAATCAG GAAACAGCTTTGTTCGCCACAACGTCAATCACCTGAGCAGGATCTACCCTGCTGGCTGGAGAACGGACTCCTCCAACTACAGCCCTGTGGAGATGTGGAACGGGGGCTGCCAGATAG TGGCCCTGAATTTCCAGACACCTGGCCCGGAGATGGACGTGTACCAGGGCCGCTTCCAGGACAACGGGGCCTGTGGGTATGTGCTGAAGCCTGCCTTCCTGCGAGACCTGAACTCTACCTTTAACTCACGTGCCCTGGCTCAGGGGCCCTGGTGGACCAGGAAGCGGCTTAGCATCAGG GTCATCTCTGGACAGCAGTTGCCAAAAGTCAACAAGAATAAGAATTCAATAGTGGACCCCAAGGTGACGGTGGAGATCCATGGTGTGGGCCGCGACATGGCCAGCCGCCAGACTGCTGTCGTCACCAATAATG GTTTCAACCCGTGGTGGGACACAGAGTTCGAGTTTGAGGTGGCCGTGCCTGAGCTCGCCCTCGTGCGCTTTGTGGTGGAGGATTATGACGCATCCTCTAAGAACGACTTTATTGGCCAGAGCACCATCCCCTTGGGCAGCCTCAAGCAAG GATACCGCCATGTCCACCTCTTGTCAAAGAACGGAGACCAGCACCCATCTGCCACCCTCTTTGTGAAGGTGTCTCTCCAGGACTAG